From a single Solanum dulcamara chromosome 4, daSolDulc1.2, whole genome shotgun sequence genomic region:
- the LOC129886015 gene encoding transcription factor PIF3 isoform X1, with protein MPLSEFLKMTRGKLESGQQKISATTNPSSFAENDLVELKWQNGEIVMQGQSSSAKKSPVRNNLPSSVDKYGNSSTSKIGKFGLMDTMLNDMSLSVPTGELDLIQEDEGVPWLGYSADESLQQDYCSQLLPEISGVTANEQSGQSVFGLINKRGSSDKMIGDSHSVPVHNAVNYEQRNTSKFSPSSRFSLLNSMTSQKGHASIPTLESGVPDFFSSKNSNTPMSVLGDSNQSQASAGDVKSNKIQKQNMPGNRSNLLNFSHFSRPATFVKAAKLQNITGGSNVSGSSILEAKGKKGGEKVTMGENHVSAAAAENYLTSKKENVPHYPNNAVSSQLESRPSGASFHDRSCQVEQSDVAFRDCSSNNDNIRDQFTGAKATKDIADGERNVEHGFACSSVCSGSSAERGSSDQPLNLKRKTRDNEESECRSEDVEEESVGIKKTCAARGGTGSKRSRAAEVHNLSERRRRDRINEKMRALQELIPNCNKADKASMLDEAIEYLKTLQLQVQIMSMGTGFCVPPMMFPTGVQHMHGAQMPHFSPMSLGMGMGMGMGFGMGMLEMNGRSSGYPIYPVPSVQRGHFPSPPIPASTAYPGIAVSNRHAFAHPGQGLPMSIPRASLGPLAVQSSTGAAVPLNGARAGVSLEIRSAPPFLESKKPVHKNSQMVHNAEPSCTQNQTCSQVQATNEVLDKSVQKNDQVPDVTDSAANNLTNRTNVPGNEAGPSL; from the exons ATGCCTCTCTCTGAGTTTTTGAAAATGACTAGAGGGAAGCTTGAATCTGGCCAGCAGAAGATCTCAGCTACCACAAATCCGTCTTCTTT TGCTGAGAATGACTTGGTTGAGCTTAAATGGCAAAATGGTGAGATTGTGATGCAAGGACAGTCCAGTAGTGCTAAGAAAAGCCCTGTTCGTAATAATCTTCCATCGAGTGTCGACAAGTACGGAAATTCATCAACCTCTAAGATTGGGAAGTTTGGTCTGATGGACACTATGTTGAATGATATGTCGTTATCTGTGCCCACTGGTGAATTAGATTTGATTCAAGAGGATGAAGGGGTGCCTTGGTTAGGTTATTCAGCAGATGAGAGTCTGCAACAAGATTATTGTTCTCAACTATTACCTGAAATATCTGGTGTGACGGCAAATGAACAATCCGGACAGAGTGTATTTGGTTTAATAAATAAGAGAGGTAGTTCTGACAAGATGATTGGGGATTCACATAGTGTTCCTGTTCATAATGCTGTGAATTATGAGCAAAGAAATACATCCAAGTTTTCTCCTTCTTCCAGATTTAGCCTGTTAAATTCAATGACATCTCAGAAAGGTCATGCGTCAATTCCTACCCTAGAATCTGGAGTTCCAGATTTCTTTAGCAGTAAAAATAGCAATACTCCAATGTCTGTTTTGGGGGATTCAAATCAAAGTCAAGCTTCAGCTGGTGATGTTAAAAGCAATAAAATTCAAAAGCAAAATATGCCTGGAAATAGGTCCAATTTGTTGAACTTCTCACATTTCTCAAGACCTGCTACATTTGTTAAAGCAGCTAAGCTTCAAAATATTACTGGAGGTTCAAATGTCTCAGGTTCATCTATCTTAGAAGCAAAGGGGAAAAAGGGAGGAGAAAAAGTGACAATGGGTGAAAATCATGTTAGTGCTGCAGCAGCTGAAAACTACTTAACTTCCAAGAAGGAAAATGTTCCCCATTATCCAAATAATGCGGTATCTTCCCAACTCGAGTCAAGACCATCTGGAGCTAGCTTTCATGATAGATCATGTCAGGTTGAACAGTCTGATGTTGCATTCAGAGATTGTTCAAGTAATAATGACAATATCCGTGATCAATTTACTGGTGCAAAGGCAACCAAGGATATTGCCGATGGTGAGAGAAATGTTGAACATGGGTTTGCTTGCTCATCTGTATGCTCTGGTAGCAGTGCAGAGAGAGGATCAAGTGATCAGCCTCTTAACCTAAAGAGGAAAACCCGAGATAATGAGGAGTCCGAGTGTCGAAGTGAA GATGTTGAAGAAGAATCTGTTGGTATAAAAAAAACTTGTGCTGCTCGAGGAGGTACAGGTTCAAAGAGAAGCCGAGCTGCAGAAGTGCATAATTTATCTGAGCGG AGACGAAGGGATAGGATTAATGAAAAGATGCGTGCATTACAGGAACTAATACCCAACTGCAACAAG GCGGATAAAGCTTCAATGCTTGATGAAGctattgaatatttgaagacACTTCAACTGCAAGTACAG ATAATGTCTATGGGAACAGGGTTTTGTGTCCCCCCAATGATGTTCCCTACAGGAGTGCAGCACATGCATGGAGCCCAGATGCCACATTTCTCCCCAATGAGTTTAGGGATGGGTATGGGAATGGGGATGGGATTTGGGATGGGTATGCTTGAGATGAATGGTAGATCTTCTGGCTACCCTATTTATCCTGTGCCTTCTGTGCAAAGAGGGCATTTTCCCTCACCTCCTATTCCTGCTTCCACCGCTTATCCAGGAATAGCTGTATCTAATCGTCACGCCTTTGCACATCCTGGTCAAGGACTTCCTATGTCAATTCCTCGAGCATCTCTGGGTCCTTTGGCAGTGCAATCATCAACTGGTGCTGCTGTCCCTCTTAATGGTGCAAGGGCAGGAGTTTCCCTGGAGATACGGAGTGCACCACCGTTTTTGGAATCCAAAAAGCCAGTACACAAGAACTCACAGATGGTCCATAATGCTGAACCTAGCTGCACACAAAATCAGACATGCAGTCAG GTACAAGCAACAAATGAAGTTCTGGACAAATCAGTGCAAAAAAATGACCAAGTCCCTGATGTCACTGATAGTGCAGC TAATAACTTGACCAACCGAACAAATGTGCCTGGAAATGAAGCTG GTCCCAGTTTGTAG
- the LOC129886012 gene encoding probable carbohydrate esterase At4g34215 has product MLPYLLFLLLAHAGWVTTADLGNCSLVKNIFILAGQSNISGRGGVINHSLRSGVVNESWDGVIPRECESNPKVLRLSGGLRWIEAHEPLHKDIDVNNTCGIGPGMPFANTVLKRDPSIGVIGLVPCAVGGTSITEWAPGGFLYKEMIKRTKAATRDGGKIRALLWYQGESDTKTLEDAKMYKVRLERFFKHMRHDLELPNLTVIQVGIATALGPYMELVREAQREINIGNVKYVDAKGLQIGPDYTHLTTVAQVQLGQMLADAFLRN; this is encoded by the exons ATGCTCCCTTATCTGTTATTCTTGCTTTTAGCACACGCTGGTTGGGTAACCACAGCAGATCTAGGAAATTGTTCTCTagttaaaaatatattcattttAGCCGGGCAGAGCAACATCTCTGGCCGAGGCGGAGTGATTAATCACTCACTCCGTTCCGGAGTAGTTAATGAGTCGTGGGATGGTGTTATCCCACGTGAATGTGAGTCAAACCCAAAAGTCCTCCGACTCAGCGGAGGGCTTAGATGGATTGAGGCTCATGAACCTCTCCACAAGGACATAGATGTGAACAACACTTGTGGGATTGGGCCAGGGATGCCATTTGCCAATACAGTTTTGAAGAGAGATCCAAGTATTGGAGTAATTGGGTTGGTTCCTTGTGCCGTTGGAGGAACGAGTATTACTGAATGGGCTCCAGGCGGATTCCTTTACAAGGAGATGATAAAGAGGACAAAGGCGGCCACTCGAGACGGCGGAAAGATCAGGGCGTTGTTGTGGTACCAAGGTGAGAGTGATACAAAGACACTTGAAGATGCCAAAATGTATAAGGTTAGATTGGAGAGATTCTTCAAGCATATGCGCCATGATCTGGAATTGCCTAATCTCACTGTGATTCAG GTGGGAATTGCAACAGCACTTGGACCATACATGGAATTGGTCAGGGAAGCTCAGCGAGAGATAAATATTGGGAATGTGAAATATGTGGATGCCAAAGGGCTGCAGATTGGACCAGATTACACGCACCTTACTACTGTTGCACAAGTTCAGCTTGGGCAGATGCTTGCTGATGCCTTCCTTCGCAATTAG
- the LOC129886015 gene encoding transcription factor PIF3 isoform X2: MPLSEFLKMTRGKLESGQQKISATTNPSSFAENDLVELKWQNGEIVMQGQSSSAKKSPVRNNLPSSVDKYGNSSTSKIGKFGLMDTMLNDMSLSVPTGELDLIQEDEGVPWLGYSADESLQQDYCSQLLPEISGVTANEQSGQSVFGLINKRGSSDKMIGDSHSVPVHNAVNYEQRNTSKFSPSSRFSLLNSMTSQKGHASIPTLESGVPDFFSSKNSNTPMSVLGDSNQSQASAGDVKSNKIQKQNMPGNRSNLLNFSHFSRPATFVKAAKLQNITGGSNVSGSSILEAKGKKGGEKVTMGENHVSAAAAENYLTSKKENVPHYPNNAVSSQLESRPSGASFHDRSCQVEQSDVAFRDCSSNNDNIRDQFTGAKATKDIADGERNVEHGFACSSVCSGSSAERGSSDQPLNLKRKTRDNEESECRSEDVEEESVGIKKTCAARGGTGSKRSRAAEVHNLSERRRRDRINEKMRALQELIPNCNKADKASMLDEAIEYLKTLQLQVQIMSMGTGFCVPPMMFPTGVQHMHGAQMPHFSPMSLGMGMGMGMGFGMGMLEMNGRSSGYPIYPVPSVQRGHFPSPPIPASTAYPGIAVSNRHAFAHPGQGLPMSIPRASLGPLAVQSSTGAAVPLNGARAGVSLEIRSAPPFLESKKPVHKNSQMVHNAEPSCTQNQTCSQVQATNEVLDKSVQKNDQVPDVTDSAAIT; the protein is encoded by the exons ATGCCTCTCTCTGAGTTTTTGAAAATGACTAGAGGGAAGCTTGAATCTGGCCAGCAGAAGATCTCAGCTACCACAAATCCGTCTTCTTT TGCTGAGAATGACTTGGTTGAGCTTAAATGGCAAAATGGTGAGATTGTGATGCAAGGACAGTCCAGTAGTGCTAAGAAAAGCCCTGTTCGTAATAATCTTCCATCGAGTGTCGACAAGTACGGAAATTCATCAACCTCTAAGATTGGGAAGTTTGGTCTGATGGACACTATGTTGAATGATATGTCGTTATCTGTGCCCACTGGTGAATTAGATTTGATTCAAGAGGATGAAGGGGTGCCTTGGTTAGGTTATTCAGCAGATGAGAGTCTGCAACAAGATTATTGTTCTCAACTATTACCTGAAATATCTGGTGTGACGGCAAATGAACAATCCGGACAGAGTGTATTTGGTTTAATAAATAAGAGAGGTAGTTCTGACAAGATGATTGGGGATTCACATAGTGTTCCTGTTCATAATGCTGTGAATTATGAGCAAAGAAATACATCCAAGTTTTCTCCTTCTTCCAGATTTAGCCTGTTAAATTCAATGACATCTCAGAAAGGTCATGCGTCAATTCCTACCCTAGAATCTGGAGTTCCAGATTTCTTTAGCAGTAAAAATAGCAATACTCCAATGTCTGTTTTGGGGGATTCAAATCAAAGTCAAGCTTCAGCTGGTGATGTTAAAAGCAATAAAATTCAAAAGCAAAATATGCCTGGAAATAGGTCCAATTTGTTGAACTTCTCACATTTCTCAAGACCTGCTACATTTGTTAAAGCAGCTAAGCTTCAAAATATTACTGGAGGTTCAAATGTCTCAGGTTCATCTATCTTAGAAGCAAAGGGGAAAAAGGGAGGAGAAAAAGTGACAATGGGTGAAAATCATGTTAGTGCTGCAGCAGCTGAAAACTACTTAACTTCCAAGAAGGAAAATGTTCCCCATTATCCAAATAATGCGGTATCTTCCCAACTCGAGTCAAGACCATCTGGAGCTAGCTTTCATGATAGATCATGTCAGGTTGAACAGTCTGATGTTGCATTCAGAGATTGTTCAAGTAATAATGACAATATCCGTGATCAATTTACTGGTGCAAAGGCAACCAAGGATATTGCCGATGGTGAGAGAAATGTTGAACATGGGTTTGCTTGCTCATCTGTATGCTCTGGTAGCAGTGCAGAGAGAGGATCAAGTGATCAGCCTCTTAACCTAAAGAGGAAAACCCGAGATAATGAGGAGTCCGAGTGTCGAAGTGAA GATGTTGAAGAAGAATCTGTTGGTATAAAAAAAACTTGTGCTGCTCGAGGAGGTACAGGTTCAAAGAGAAGCCGAGCTGCAGAAGTGCATAATTTATCTGAGCGG AGACGAAGGGATAGGATTAATGAAAAGATGCGTGCATTACAGGAACTAATACCCAACTGCAACAAG GCGGATAAAGCTTCAATGCTTGATGAAGctattgaatatttgaagacACTTCAACTGCAAGTACAG ATAATGTCTATGGGAACAGGGTTTTGTGTCCCCCCAATGATGTTCCCTACAGGAGTGCAGCACATGCATGGAGCCCAGATGCCACATTTCTCCCCAATGAGTTTAGGGATGGGTATGGGAATGGGGATGGGATTTGGGATGGGTATGCTTGAGATGAATGGTAGATCTTCTGGCTACCCTATTTATCCTGTGCCTTCTGTGCAAAGAGGGCATTTTCCCTCACCTCCTATTCCTGCTTCCACCGCTTATCCAGGAATAGCTGTATCTAATCGTCACGCCTTTGCACATCCTGGTCAAGGACTTCCTATGTCAATTCCTCGAGCATCTCTGGGTCCTTTGGCAGTGCAATCATCAACTGGTGCTGCTGTCCCTCTTAATGGTGCAAGGGCAGGAGTTTCCCTGGAGATACGGAGTGCACCACCGTTTTTGGAATCCAAAAAGCCAGTACACAAGAACTCACAGATGGTCCATAATGCTGAACCTAGCTGCACACAAAATCAGACATGCAGTCAG GTACAAGCAACAAATGAAGTTCTGGACAAATCAGTGCAAAAAAATGACCAAGTCCCTGATGTCACTGATAGTGCAGCAATAACTTGA
- the LOC129886014 gene encoding uncharacterized protein LOC129886014 encodes MATDTVSSDHPTTTASEQAEKEVPEEVKTMEGESVLPTKENEVKLKEEDSLSPVVSSTEPVVKVDDTKSESTVIEEPEKNDEEEKPNSVEPDSKEKPNAEEPSQVLTEEVKKVDEDEKPVADEAAPAIVDGVKKDDEVEKPTVEAPPSAIIEELKSTDEEEKQKVDEPQVLEIEEVKKAVEQKPTADEPVPTIVEEEKKADEEGKTTTEEPPATIIEEIKKTNDEEKPKADEPIPTIFEEVKTADEQPTIEEPPPTIIAEVKKSDEEEKPKADEPAPTIVEEVKKADEEEKPTIEEPPATIIEEVKKSVEEEKPMADEPLPPTIEKVVEVDESPAPPATTHDEEKPKAEELTSIPATSAESEEKTAEKEIEPPTLEEVKKQDETPALDVTSKVIPELTKEPAPEEAAQSMPDQVADVTKSEPEVQAEAGNVETVDKESKIELVEEPEQQPATVDIVETSIEAVEDKEEQVDLEASEPQKAKEAEVLEAEPKEEASEPAPIVEEKPTEATENVEQETAAAITGNEAAIPVDKVEEVPKGKPVVPESSNQVTSTTLETLMQKMDEESPTEVAADNVVIEEKETEMALEATVAEAPPKEEVENVEREIKDVKTVGQDEKVEKSVATEELAAPDAKGVETSEVAEKAPEVEIASRDIQPIAENGSTKDDTIPTTEANEAAEVEKKVDENATAEPSVEEAQKSETETKDMKTAEGEKEVEETAKTEAPKDDEDKKTTEEVPVKTKQSNNLMSKVKQSLVKAKKAIIGKSPSSKSDTKNEVKTK; translated from the exons ATGGCTACTGATACTGTTTCATCAGATCATCCTACTACTACTGCCTCTGAG CAAGCTGAGAAGGAAGTGCCTGAAGAGGTTAAGACAATGGAAGGAGAGAGTGTTCTCCCTACCAAGGAGAATGAAGTAAAACTAAAAGAAGAAGATTCCCTGAGTCCAGTGGTTTCTTCTACTGAACCAGTGGTAAAAGTAGACGACACAAAAAGCGAATCAACGGTAATTGAAGAGCCAGAGAAGAATGATGAGGAAGAAAAGCCAAATTCAGTCGAACCAGACTCCAAGGAGAAGCCTAATGCAGAAGAACCATCCCAAGTGCTAACTGAAGAAGTTAAgaaagttgatgaagatgagaagCCAGTAGCAGACGAAGCAGCCCCAGCAATAGTCGACGGAGTAAAGAAAGATGATGAGGTAGAGAAGCCAACAGTAGAGGCACCACCTTCAGCAATCATAGAAGAACTAAAGAGCACtgatgaagaagagaagcaAAAAGTTGATGAGCCACAGGTCCTGGAAATTGAAGAGGTAAAGAAAGCTGTGGAGCAGAAGCCTACAGCTGACGAACCTGTTCCTACTAtagttgaagaagaaaagaaagctGATGAGGAAGGGAAGACAACAACAGAGGAACCACCAGCAACTATCATTGAAGAGATAAAGAAGACAAATGATGAAGAGAAGCCAAAAGCTGATGAACCAATTCCAACAATATTTGAAGAAGTAAAGACAGCTGATGAGCAGCCAACTATAGAGGAACCACCACCAACCATAATCGCAGAGGTAAAGAAAAGTGATGAGGAAGAGAAGCCTAAAGCTGATGAACCAGCTCCAACAATAGTGGAAGAAGTAAAGAAAGCTGATGAAGAAGAGAAGCCAACGATTGAGGAACCTCCAGCAACTATAATTGAAGAGGTAAAGAAAAGTGTCGAGGAAGAGAAGCCAATGGCTGATGAACCATTGCCCCCAACAATTGAAAAGGTAGTTGAAGTTGATGAATCACCTGCTCCACCAGCCACAACTCACGATGAAGAGAAGCCAAAAGCTGAGGAATTGACAAGCATACCTGCTACTTCAGCAGAATCAGAAGAAAAGACAGCAGAAAAAGAAATTGAGCCTCCTACTCTtgaagaagttaagaaacaagATGAGACACCTGCATTGGATGTCACTAGCAAAGTTATTCCAGAATTAACCAAGGAACCTGCCCCTGAAGAAGCAGCTCAGAGTATGCCTGATCAAGTTGCTGATGTTACCAAAAGTGAACCAGAGGTCCAAGCAGAGGCTGGAAATGTTGAAACTGTAGACAAAGAATCCAAAATAGAGCTTGTTGAGGAGCCTGAGCAGCAGCCAGCAACAGTTGACATCGTGGAAACATCAATTGAGGCTGTTGAGGACAAGGAGGAGCAAGTAGATTTAGAGGCCAGTGAACCACAAAAAGCTAAAGAGGCAGAAGTTCTGGAAGCAGAACCTAAGGAAGAAGCTTCAGAACCAGCTCCCATTGTAGAGGAAAAGCCAACTGAAGCTACTGAAAACGTTGAGCAAGAAACTGCTGCGGCTATTACCGGAAATGAAGCAGCGATTCCAGTTGATAAGGTAGAAGAGGTCCCAAAAGGGAAACCTGTTGTTCCAGAGAGCTCAAATCAAGTAACCTCAACTACTTTGGAAACATTAATGCAGAAAATGGACGAGGAAAGTCCTACAGAAGTTGCTGCAGACAATGTTGTCATTGAGGAGAAAGAAACAGAAATGGCTCTAGAGGCTACTGTTGCTGAAGCACCACCAAAAGAAGAGGTGGAAAATGTCGAAAGAGAAATAAAGGATGTGAAAACTGTTGGTCAAGATGAGAAGGTGGAGAAGAGTGTTGCAACTGAAGAACTAGCTGCACCAGATGCAAAGGGAGTTGAAACATCTGAAGTTGCTGAAAAGGCTCCAGAAGTGGAGATTGCTTCTAGAGACATTCAACCAATTGCTGAAAATGGGAGTACAAAGGATGACACAATTCCTACAACTGAAGCCAATGAAGCTGCAGAAGTTGAGAAGAAAGTGGACGAGAATGCTACTGCTGAACCATCAGTTGAAGAGGCTCAGAAGTCGGAGACAGAGACAAAAGATATGAAGACTGCTGAAGGCGAGAAAGAAGTTGAAGAGACTGCAAAAACAGAAGCTCCTAAAGATGATGAAGACAAGAAAACTACAGAAGAAGTACCAGTAAAGACAAAGCAGTCAAATAACCTTATGTCCAAGGTGAAGCAGTCTCTTGTGAAGGCTAAGAAAGCAATCATTGGGAAGTCTCCCAGCTCTAAATCTGATACAAAGAATGAAGTTAAAACCAAATAA